In Halogeometricum borinquense DSM 11551, a single genomic region encodes these proteins:
- the pdhA gene encoding pyruvate dehydrogenase (acetyl-transferring) E1 component subunit alpha → MSAQKELDQHDTSSPVTADDQPIQILDTDGNVRPNATVPDLSDEELISMYEDIKLARRFDQRAISFQRQGRLATYAPMTGQEGAQVATSYALDDQDWLFPTYREHAAKHVHGVDLASLLKPLRGLREGYAVPDDVNVMPEYIPIATQVPQAMGMAWGHKMQGKTDQAVLCHLGDGATSEGDFHEGLNFAGVFDVPTVFVCNNNQWAISVPRERQTASETIAQKAQAYGIDGVRVDGLDPLAVYQVTKEALNKAKSPTGDELRPTLIEAVQYRYGAHTTADDPSVYREADEADEWKEKDPVDRLQKYLYNEGLLDEGIEAEIDDRIEAKISDAIAEAESAEADPNQIFEHVYDEMPDRLREQRDELNALREKYGDEPFNEVLE, encoded by the coding sequence ATGAGCGCACAAAAGGAACTCGACCAGCACGACACCAGCAGCCCAGTCACGGCGGACGACCAGCCAATTCAGATACTCGATACAGACGGCAACGTGCGACCGAACGCAACGGTGCCCGACCTCTCAGACGAGGAGTTGATCTCGATGTACGAGGACATCAAACTCGCACGTCGGTTCGATCAACGCGCAATCAGCTTCCAGCGTCAGGGACGGCTCGCAACGTACGCACCCATGACGGGACAAGAAGGTGCACAAGTCGCAACGAGCTATGCGCTGGATGACCAAGACTGGCTGTTCCCGACGTACCGCGAACACGCGGCAAAGCACGTTCACGGCGTCGATTTGGCGTCGCTTCTGAAGCCACTTCGCGGGCTTCGAGAGGGCTATGCAGTTCCTGACGATGTCAACGTCATGCCCGAATACATCCCTATCGCAACGCAGGTGCCACAGGCGATGGGAATGGCCTGGGGACACAAGATGCAGGGGAAAACGGACCAGGCCGTTCTCTGCCATCTCGGAGATGGGGCGACCTCCGAAGGCGACTTCCACGAAGGGCTGAACTTCGCTGGTGTCTTCGATGTTCCGACGGTCTTCGTCTGCAACAACAATCAGTGGGCGATTTCCGTCCCCCGAGAGCGCCAAACGGCGAGTGAAACAATCGCACAGAAGGCGCAGGCGTACGGTATCGACGGTGTCCGCGTTGACGGTCTCGATCCGCTTGCAGTCTATCAGGTCACGAAGGAGGCCCTCAACAAGGCAAAGAGCCCGACGGGTGACGAACTCCGCCCGACGCTCATTGAGGCGGTGCAGTACCGCTACGGTGCCCATACAACTGCGGACGATCCATCAGTGTACCGTGAAGCGGATGAAGCCGACGAATGGAAGGAAAAGGACCCTGTTGACCGGTTGCAGAAATACCTGTATAACGAAGGACTCCTCGATGAAGGCATCGAAGCCGAAATCGATGATCGCATCGAAGCGAAGATCAGTGACGCAATAGCGGAGGCTGAAAGCGCAGAGGCCGATCCCAACCAGATATTCGAGCACGTGTACGACGAAATGCCCGACCGGCTTCGAGAGCAACGGGACGAACTCAATGCACTCCGCGAAAAGTACGGCGACGAGCCATTCAACGAGGTGTTAGAATGA
- a CDS encoding NAD-dependent succinate-semialdehyde dehydrogenase — protein sequence MDSVNPATGERIATYEADSDDIVESKLGTAANTFDEWRDRPLREREKLLASAGDVLRENEETYATLMTREMGKPIAQARAEVQKCAWACDHYAEYASTYLESEHHPSPPGTTVKTVHEPLGPVLAVMPWNYPFWQVIRFAAPYITAGNVGLLKHASNVPGCAQALEEIFREAGYPEGVFQTLMIGSSKVDGVIEDDRVRAVTLTGSGPAGRAVAETAGRNLKQTVLELGGSDPFIVLDDADLDAAVETGVLARNQNNGQSCIAAKRFIVHEAIYEEYVDRLVSAFADQTIGDPMDETTDIGPQADPDLMAALHEQVTASAEAGATVRTGGEPLDRTGAYYPPTVLTDVPEGCPADTEELFGPVAAVYKVSDAEEAIDVANDTRFGLGASIWTADRERGERLANRINAGCVYVNQLTKSDPRVPFGGIGDSGYGRELSGPGIREFVNRKTVWVE from the coding sequence ATGGACTCCGTAAACCCTGCGACGGGAGAGCGAATCGCCACGTACGAAGCGGACAGTGATGATATCGTTGAGTCAAAGCTCGGAACTGCGGCTAACACGTTCGATGAATGGCGCGACCGGCCGCTCCGTGAGCGAGAGAAACTCCTTGCCTCCGCTGGTGATGTCCTTCGTGAGAACGAGGAAACGTATGCGACCTTAATGACTCGTGAGATGGGAAAGCCCATCGCTCAGGCGCGTGCAGAAGTCCAGAAATGCGCGTGGGCGTGCGACCACTATGCCGAATATGCGAGTACCTACCTCGAATCCGAGCATCACCCGAGTCCGCCCGGAACGACGGTCAAGACTGTCCACGAACCGCTCGGTCCTGTCTTGGCCGTGATGCCGTGGAACTACCCGTTTTGGCAGGTCATTCGCTTTGCCGCCCCGTACATCACCGCTGGCAATGTCGGGTTGCTCAAACACGCCTCGAACGTCCCGGGTTGTGCGCAGGCGCTCGAAGAAATCTTTCGCGAGGCGGGCTATCCCGAAGGGGTCTTTCAGACCCTCATGATCGGATCATCGAAGGTTGACGGCGTCATCGAAGACGACCGGGTTCGTGCCGTGACCCTTACTGGAAGCGGACCTGCTGGACGTGCCGTCGCAGAGACCGCTGGCCGGAACCTGAAACAGACGGTTCTCGAACTCGGTGGAAGCGACCCATTCATCGTCCTCGATGATGCCGATCTCGATGCCGCCGTCGAAACCGGTGTTCTGGCCCGGAATCAGAACAACGGTCAGTCGTGCATCGCCGCAAAGCGGTTCATCGTCCACGAAGCGATCTACGAGGAGTACGTCGATCGACTCGTAAGTGCGTTTGCAGACCAGACGATTGGCGACCCGATGGACGAAACAACGGATATTGGCCCACAGGCGGACCCGGATCTGATGGCTGCTCTCCACGAACAAGTGACCGCCAGCGCTGAGGCCGGTGCAACTGTTCGTACCGGTGGGGAACCGCTTGACAGAACCGGCGCGTACTATCCCCCGACGGTTCTGACCGACGTTCCCGAGGGATGCCCGGCTGATACGGAAGAACTGTTCGGACCCGTCGCAGCGGTGTACAAGGTTAGTGATGCCGAGGAAGCGATCGACGTGGCTAACGACACACGGTTCGGTCTCGGTGCGAGTATTTGGACGGCTGATCGAGAACGCGGCGAGCGCTTAGCGAACCGGATTAACGCTGGCTGCGTTTACGTGAATCAACTAACCAAATCCGACCCTCGTGTTCCGTTCGGCGGCATCGGTGACTCGGGATACGGCCGTGAACTCTCGGGACCGGGCATTCGAGAGTTTGTCAACCGTAAGACCGTTTGGGTGGAGTGA
- the npdG gene encoding NADPH-dependent F420 reductase produces MRIAIVGGTGDFGEGIAVRLGVHTDHEVVIGSRTAEKAVEAAVSYGNNIDDESAERIHGASNSRAASTAEIVILAVPPFHVRDTVRDLSEQLEETTLVTPAVGLTKDETGFHYQPPDEGSVTELVADAAPDGTPVVGAFHNLPAGQLADLETDLDVDTLVVGNDPDAREMIVELAEEINGVTAHEAGPITNAPEIEGITPLLINLAQYNEQLHDVGAKFC; encoded by the coding sequence ATGCGAATCGCAATAGTCGGCGGTACTGGAGACTTCGGAGAAGGAATTGCAGTTCGACTCGGCGTACACACAGACCACGAGGTCGTCATCGGGTCTCGAACGGCGGAGAAAGCAGTTGAAGCGGCAGTCTCGTACGGCAACAACATTGACGATGAGAGCGCTGAACGCATCCACGGGGCGTCTAATTCCCGTGCCGCTAGTACCGCCGAGATCGTGATATTGGCGGTCCCCCCGTTCCATGTTAGGGACACGGTTCGTGACCTCTCCGAGCAATTAGAAGAGACGACTCTCGTTACGCCTGCTGTCGGTCTCACGAAAGACGAGACTGGCTTCCACTATCAGCCGCCAGACGAAGGGAGCGTCACCGAGTTAGTTGCTGATGCCGCGCCGGATGGGACGCCGGTCGTCGGCGCCTTCCATAACCTCCCGGCAGGGCAACTCGCCGACCTTGAGACGGACTTGGACGTTGATACCTTAGTCGTCGGCAACGACCCGGATGCGAGAGAAATGATCGTGGAACTCGCAGAGGAGATTAACGGAGTCACCGCTCATGAGGCGGGACCGATAACGAATGCGCCGGAAATTGAGGGGATAACGCCACTGCTCATCAATCTCGCTCAGTATAACGAACAGCTACATGATGTGGGTGCCAAATTTTGCTAG
- a CDS encoding LLM class flavin-dependent oxidoreductase — translation MQLGTGLFTCQQRPDDDRSMTEIHDEMLELGRTIDEAGLDSTWVSEHHFSDDSYLSGTMPALGALASVTDNIEIGTCIALAPLYDGVRLAEDAATVDLLSDGRLTLGLSIGSNPNEFEQFGVPREERVERLSDQVNLLRGAWSDGPLDYDAEFHDVSPDVTVTPKPKDGVPIMLGGAAKPAVRRAARTADAWCAPSKLSITGLQRRVEDIRNVRETEDIDGEFQIYILQHGWVGDSREDAWETMKDGYLYIQRRYAEIFGGEPVDELPAERKQELKEQAIFGTPDQVVDELNEYREALGDDIHFVFRTYHPGVGTEAMKTCIQRLGEEVAPRV, via the coding sequence ATGCAGCTCGGCACTGGTCTGTTTACCTGTCAACAGCGACCGGACGATGACCGTTCGATGACCGAGATTCACGACGAGATGCTCGAACTCGGTCGGACTATCGACGAGGCCGGTCTCGATAGCACGTGGGTCTCTGAACATCATTTCTCGGACGATAGCTACCTCTCGGGCACGATGCCGGCGCTGGGTGCGTTAGCGAGCGTCACCGACAACATCGAAATCGGGACGTGCATCGCGCTAGCGCCGCTCTACGACGGTGTTCGTCTCGCAGAGGATGCTGCGACGGTTGACCTACTTTCGGATGGGCGGCTTACACTCGGGTTATCGATTGGTTCGAATCCGAACGAGTTCGAGCAGTTCGGGGTTCCGCGCGAGGAGCGCGTCGAACGCTTGTCCGATCAGGTGAACCTGCTCCGGGGTGCGTGGTCGGATGGCCCCCTCGACTACGATGCGGAATTTCACGACGTGTCCCCTGATGTGACGGTGACTCCGAAACCGAAAGACGGGGTTCCGATCATGCTTGGTGGGGCCGCGAAACCCGCTGTGCGCCGTGCTGCTCGGACTGCTGATGCGTGGTGTGCTCCGTCGAAGCTCTCGATTACCGGACTGCAACGACGCGTCGAGGACATCCGAAACGTCCGAGAAACAGAGGATATCGACGGGGAGTTCCAGATATACATCCTCCAGCACGGTTGGGTCGGCGACTCGCGCGAAGACGCGTGGGAGACGATGAAAGACGGCTATCTCTATATCCAGCGTCGATACGCCGAGATATTCGGCGGCGAGCCCGTCGATGAACTCCCAGCAGAGCGAAAACAGGAGTTGAAAGAGCAAGCAATCTTCGGTACTCCAGATCAGGTCGTCGATGAACTCAACGAGTACCGTGAGGCACTTGGCGACGACATCCACTTCGTGTTCCGAACCTACCATCCGGGAGTCGGCACGGAAGCGATGAAGACGTGTATCCAACGGCTGGGTGAAGAAGTCGCGCCGCGAGTCTAG
- a CDS encoding IclR family transcriptional regulator, whose translation MTEQPRSNRPVTTTESSIQILEQLKDNPGRTLDELTEELDLARSTIHRHLLTLEDNDLLFRENGQFYLSLWLLDFGISARDRISFFDVARRQVDRLAEETGEKVWLVAKERDYSVHLYKASGASPLETSARVGQRRHLHQLAAGKAILAYLPDEESHGIIDRQGLIEATDQTITDREALLEELDEIRERGYAFNLGESIEGLNAVGAPIRDEEGTPVGGISISGPANRVKGSLLRDELPDKLLATIDEIHINIRYGSAD comes from the coding sequence ATGACTGAACAACCTCGTTCGAATCGCCCGGTAACGACGACGGAGTCATCGATCCAGATCTTAGAGCAATTAAAGGACAATCCGGGGCGCACGCTCGATGAACTAACCGAGGAACTCGATTTGGCTCGCAGTACGATTCATCGGCATCTTCTCACGCTTGAGGACAATGATCTCCTTTTTAGAGAGAACGGACAGTTCTATCTCAGTCTCTGGCTATTGGACTTCGGAATCAGCGCTCGCGACCGGATCTCGTTTTTCGATGTCGCCCGAAGGCAGGTCGATCGCTTAGCTGAGGAGACTGGGGAAAAAGTCTGGCTCGTTGCGAAGGAGCGAGACTACAGCGTGCACCTGTACAAAGCCTCGGGTGCAAGTCCGTTAGAGACATCTGCCCGTGTCGGTCAACGCCGGCATCTCCACCAACTTGCCGCCGGGAAGGCCATCTTGGCGTATCTTCCGGACGAAGAGAGCCACGGAATCATTGACCGGCAGGGACTCATTGAAGCGACTGATCAGACGATTACTGATAGAGAAGCACTTCTTGAAGAGTTAGATGAAATTCGGGAGCGAGGCTATGCGTTCAACCTCGGTGAATCGATTGAAGGACTGAATGCGGTTGGGGCACCGATTCGTGACGAAGAGGGCACGCCGGTCGGTGGAATCAGTATCTCTGGCCCCGCTAATCGTGTTAAAGGCAGTCTCTTGCGGGATGAACTCCCGGATAAACTACTCGCGACGATCGACGAGATACATATCAATATCCGGTATGGGAGTGCCGACTGA
- a CDS encoding pyridoxal phosphate-dependent aminotransferase, which yields MSKYAPRVEKMDISGIREVFEGASEDDINLGIGQPDFPTPEHIRDAALSAVEDGVVDSYTGNKGILGLREGISEKYERDSGLSVDPDNIIATSGASEALHIAIEAHVRNGGEVIIPDPGFVAYEQLAVLAGGTPKPVELRDDLTLDPATVEDAITEDTDLFIVNSPANPTGAVQTESDMREFARIADEYDVVCLLDEVYEHIVFEGEHRSPMEFATTDNVVQVNACSKSYSMTGWRLGWVTASDDRIERMLRVHQYVQACASAPAQYAAEAALKGPQEPVEEMVSAFETRRDVLLDGLDDIGLETPRPEGAFYAMPSVPEGWASEVLDNGVIVVPGDVFGERGAGYARISYATNVETLKEALEVMKSVTRSF from the coding sequence ATGAGTAAGTACGCACCGCGTGTCGAGAAGATGGATATCAGCGGGATCAGGGAAGTGTTCGAAGGCGCAAGCGAGGACGACATTAACCTCGGTATCGGACAACCCGATTTCCCCACTCCGGAGCATATTCGAGACGCCGCGCTATCCGCAGTCGAAGACGGAGTTGTCGATTCGTACACAGGCAACAAAGGGATACTTGGCCTCCGGGAGGGCATCAGCGAGAAATACGAACGGGACAGCGGACTCTCGGTTGATCCCGACAACATCATCGCAACGTCCGGTGCCAGCGAGGCCCTCCACATCGCCATCGAAGCCCACGTTAGGAACGGTGGCGAAGTAATCATCCCTGACCCGGGATTCGTCGCGTACGAGCAGCTCGCGGTGCTTGCAGGAGGGACGCCCAAACCGGTCGAACTGCGAGACGACTTAACCCTCGACCCAGCGACGGTCGAAGACGCAATCACCGAGGACACCGACCTGTTTATCGTCAATAGTCCAGCGAATCCAACCGGTGCAGTACAGACAGAGTCGGACATGCGTGAGTTTGCGCGCATCGCCGACGAATACGACGTTGTGTGTCTCTTAGACGAAGTCTACGAACACATCGTGTTCGAGGGAGAACACCGCTCACCGATGGAGTTCGCAACGACCGATAACGTCGTGCAAGTGAACGCGTGCTCGAAGTCGTACTCGATGACAGGATGGCGACTCGGATGGGTCACTGCGAGCGATGATCGAATAGAGCGGATGTTACGCGTCCACCAGTACGTTCAGGCGTGTGCAAGCGCGCCGGCTCAATACGCCGCCGAGGCCGCTCTGAAAGGACCACAGGAACCCGTCGAGGAGATGGTCTCTGCGTTCGAGACCCGTCGAGACGTTCTTCTGGATGGGCTAGATGATATCGGCCTGGAAACGCCTCGACCGGAAGGAGCGTTCTATGCGATGCCAAGCGTCCCAGAAGGGTGGGCCTCAGAAGTGCTGGATAACGGTGTGATCGTTGTCCCCGGCGATGTATTCGGAGAACGAGGTGCGGGTTACGCCCGAATTTCCTATGCAACCAACGTGGAAACGCTGAAAGAAGCACTGGAGGTTATGAAATCGGTCACACGTTCGTTCTGA
- a CDS encoding sodium-dependent transporter — protein MARDTWASRIGFILAAVGSAVGLGNIWRFPWMTAQNGGSAFLVTYLFIVIGVGVPGLLATLVIGRRSNLNPVGAFKSLKGSRSWVLLGGICVLTSIVLISFYSVVGGWVLRYFIESFTGAYFAQPGAHFEAINYGMSAFQYQVVFLIITALIVMIGVREGIETTTKVMMPGIAILLTAMAIWAFRQPNAAQGYQFYLAFDGQYLSKNFLPVLSSAAGQALFTLSIGGGTMLTYASYIEEDRSLPFDASSIAILNLGIGVLAGLVVFPLLFSYADGPTSGGPGALFVSIAGAFANLPAGKFLGATFFLVVLLAAITSSISMLEIPVAFLVDEFGFERSKVTRGMLLLVVATGAPNAFNADVFSFVAGHLVSLLMTLGLIGFMFYAAWVLGPDAVEEYRKGAGSLARPLAGVWRYAIGSVFPIFLLFSFYTDSLSLAGVSVNSMEVLVITLLTAVPFIIFIHWSERETPSKAIKSTD, from the coding sequence ATGGCACGTGACACATGGGCGAGTCGCATAGGTTTCATACTAGCAGCGGTCGGAAGCGCGGTTGGACTAGGGAACATCTGGCGATTTCCCTGGATGACCGCACAGAACGGTGGCAGCGCATTTCTCGTCACGTATCTGTTTATCGTCATTGGAGTTGGGGTTCCGGGCTTACTAGCGACGCTCGTCATCGGAAGGCGGTCGAATCTGAATCCGGTTGGCGCGTTCAAATCGCTCAAAGGCTCGCGTTCCTGGGTACTCCTCGGTGGTATCTGCGTCCTCACGTCGATTGTACTGATATCGTTCTACAGCGTCGTCGGTGGATGGGTCCTCCGATACTTCATAGAGAGTTTCACGGGCGCGTATTTCGCCCAACCCGGAGCTCACTTCGAGGCGATCAACTACGGGATGAGCGCATTCCAGTATCAGGTAGTGTTCCTCATCATAACGGCACTCATCGTGATGATTGGTGTCAGAGAGGGCATCGAGACGACGACGAAGGTGATGATGCCCGGAATCGCAATTCTGCTTACCGCCATGGCAATCTGGGCGTTCCGCCAACCAAACGCAGCACAGGGATACCAGTTTTATCTCGCATTCGACGGGCAGTACCTCTCGAAGAATTTCCTCCCCGTCCTCAGTTCTGCCGCCGGACAAGCGTTATTCACCCTCTCGATTGGTGGCGGAACGATGCTTACCTACGCATCCTATATCGAGGAGGACAGATCGCTCCCATTTGACGCCTCCAGCATCGCAATCCTAAATCTCGGAATCGGTGTTCTCGCCGGCCTCGTTGTCTTCCCACTCCTCTTTTCGTACGCAGATGGGCCGACGAGTGGTGGCCCAGGTGCGCTCTTCGTCAGCATCGCCGGTGCATTCGCAAACCTGCCCGCTGGCAAGTTCCTCGGAGCGACCTTCTTCCTCGTCGTCCTCCTGGCTGCGATCACCAGTTCGATCAGTATGCTCGAAATCCCCGTCGCCTTCCTCGTCGACGAATTCGGATTTGAACGCTCGAAAGTTACTCGCGGTATGCTTCTGTTAGTGGTCGCAACGGGAGCGCCCAACGCATTCAATGCAGATGTGTTCAGTTTCGTCGCAGGTCACCTCGTGAGTCTTCTCATGACGCTCGGATTGATCGGGTTCATGTTCTACGCAGCGTGGGTACTTGGACCGGACGCTGTCGAAGAGTACCGCAAAGGTGCAGGTTCGCTTGCTCGCCCGCTCGCTGGAGTGTGGCGATATGCTATCGGATCGGTTTTCCCGATATTCCTGCTTTTCTCCTTCTATACCGATAGTCTGAGTCTCGCAGGGGTTTCGGTCAACTCGATGGAGGTCCTCGTCATCACACTTCTAACCGCAGTGCCATTTATCATATTCATCCACTGGTCAGAGCGCGAGACGCCGTCCAAGGCGATCAAAAGCACAGACTGA
- a CDS encoding alpha-ketoacid dehydrogenase subunit beta, which translates to MSSTAAPDSEPPIERLNLVEAICDGLYTEMSQSDDVVVMGEDVGKNGGVFRATNGLYEEFGEERVIDTPLAEAGIVGSAIGLALSGLRPVAEMQFMGFIYPAFDQIVSHAARLRSRSHGQYSVPMVVRAPYGGGIRAPEHHSESKEAFFVHEPGLKVVTPSTPHDAKGLLIASLRDPDPVIFLEPKLIYRAFKEKVPTGSYEVPLSEASIRREGSDISVYTWGAMTRPALIAADNLADERGVDVEVVDLRTLSPLDTETIVESFKKTGRAAVVHEAPKTGGLGAEISSTIQEEALLHQEAPIKRITGFDAPVPLHGVEDYYLPQAVRIQEGILETVEF; encoded by the coding sequence ATGAGTTCGACGGCGGCACCAGACTCCGAGCCTCCGATTGAGAGGCTGAATCTCGTCGAAGCGATCTGTGATGGCCTCTACACCGAGATGTCCCAAAGCGACGATGTCGTCGTGATGGGCGAAGACGTGGGGAAAAACGGCGGCGTCTTCCGCGCGACGAACGGACTCTACGAGGAGTTCGGCGAAGAGCGCGTTATCGACACGCCGCTTGCGGAGGCTGGAATCGTGGGGTCCGCAATCGGTCTCGCGCTGTCCGGACTCCGCCCGGTTGCCGAGATGCAGTTCATGGGGTTCATCTATCCCGCATTCGACCAAATCGTGAGTCACGCCGCGCGACTGCGAAGCCGTAGCCACGGCCAGTACTCGGTTCCCATGGTCGTGCGGGCCCCGTACGGCGGCGGTATTCGCGCGCCCGAACACCACTCAGAATCGAAGGAGGCCTTCTTCGTCCACGAACCCGGACTGAAAGTCGTCACCCCGAGCACGCCGCACGACGCGAAGGGACTCCTCATCGCGTCGCTCCGTGATCCTGATCCGGTGATTTTCCTCGAACCGAAGCTCATCTATCGGGCGTTCAAGGAGAAGGTTCCGACGGGAAGCTACGAGGTCCCGCTCTCTGAGGCCTCAATCCGTCGAGAGGGGAGTGACATCTCGGTATACACGTGGGGTGCGATGACGCGCCCGGCACTCATCGCCGCGGATAACCTCGCGGACGAACGCGGAGTCGATGTCGAAGTCGTCGATTTGCGTACGTTGTCGCCGCTGGATACCGAGACGATTGTCGAGTCGTTCAAGAAGACCGGCCGGGCCGCGGTCGTCCACGAGGCTCCGAAGACGGGAGGACTGGGTGCAGAAATCTCTTCAACGATTCAAGAAGAGGCACTGCTCCATCAGGAAGCACCGATCAAGCGTATCACTGGATTCGACGCACCGGTGCCGCTTCACGGCGTCGAGGACTACTACCTCCCACAAGCCGTGCGGATTCAAGAAGGTATCCTCGAAACAGTCGAGTTCTAA